gacgagaaCCGAAACACCATCGGGGCGCGGGTGAAGCGCACCCAGGTCTGGGGGcacccggggggggggacacacccggGGGGGAttctggggtcctggggggggatGTTGGGGTCCGGGGGGGACACATTGGGGTCCAGGGGGTGtgttggggtcctggggggtgcggggggacgCTGAGGGGatcctgggggtgttttggggggtgtttgggggtgtcAGGGTGATGCGGGTGCCCCCGCAGCACGTGGTGCTGTTGGTGTTTCGGGGTGTTCTGGGCTGGTTCCggctgttttggggtgttttggggtgttttggggagtgctgtggggtgttttggggggtgtttggggctgttttggggtgtCTCGGGGTGTCGGGGTGACGCGGGTCCCCGCAGCACGCGGTGCCGTTGGTGTTTGGGGTGTTTCGGGGTGTTTGGGGTGTCTCGGGGTGTCGGGGTGACGCGGGTCCCCGCAGCACGCGGTGCCGTTggtgtttggggtgttttggggtgtttcGGGGGGTGTTTCGGGGTGTTTCGGGATGTCTCGGGGTGTCGGGGTGACGCGGGTCCCCGCAGCACGCGGTGCCGTTGGTGTTTGGGGTGTTTCGGGGTGTTTGGGGTGTCTCGGGGTGTCGGGGTGACGCGGGTCCCCGCAGCACGCGGTGCCGTTGGTGTTTGGGGTGTTTCGGGGTGTTTCGGGGGGTGTTTCGGGATGTCTTGGGGTGTCGGGGTGACGCGGGTCCCCGCAGCACGCGGTGCCGTTGGTGTTTGGGGTGTTTCGGGGTGTTTCGGGGGGTGTTTCGGGGTGTTTCGGGATGTCTCGGGGTGTCGGGGTGACGCGGGTCCCCGCAGCACGCGGTGCCGTTGGTGTTTGGGGTGTTTCGGGGGGTGTTTCGGGGTGTTTCGGGATGTCTCGGGGTGTCGGGGTGACGCAGGTCCCCGCAGCACGCAGGTGCCGTTGGTGTTTGGGGTGTTTCGGGGTGTTTGGGGTGTCTCGGGGTGTCGGGGTGACGCGGGTCCCCGCAGCACGCGGTGCCGTTGGTGTTTGGGGTGTTTCGGGGTGTTTCGGGGGGTGTTTCGGGGTGTTTCGGGATGTCTCGGGGTGTCGGGGTGACGCGGGTCCCCGCAGCACGCGGTGCTGTCGCAGCAGTTCCTGGGGCTCACGGGGCGCTGCCACGCGGCTCAGGCCCGGTACCGCCAGCGCAGCCTCGAGCGCATCCGCCGGCAGCTGCACATCAgtgagcccccagcacccctgggtgccccccaacacccctgggtgccccccgaCACCCCCGGGTGCCCCCCAAGAATCCTGGGTCCctttggggggggtcccggggatCTGGGTCCCTTTGGGGGGAGGTTCCAGACTCCTGGGTCCCCTCCTGCACCCCTGGGtctctttggggggggggtctggggttTTGGGTCCTTTTTGGGGGGGTCCCGCACCCCTGGGTCCCCGCCCCCgcacccctgggtcccccccccggacgcctgggtcccccccagccGGCAGCGCCTCGGTGAcggaggaggagctggagcagatgCTGGAGACGGGGCAGAGCGAGGTCTTCATCTCTAACGTGagtggggcacccatgggtgctggggggccactaagggcacccatgggtgctggggggtcacAGGGGCACCCATGGTCGCTGGTGGTTAatgggagcacccatgggtgctggtggTTTGTGGGGACACCCATGGGCGCTGGGGGGTCACAGGGGCACCCGTGGGAGCTGGCGGTGGATGGGGGCACCCACGGGTGCTGCCGGCGCAGGTGCTGGGGGCGACGCGGGCGACGCGGGCGGCgctggaggaggtgggggtgCGGCACCGGGAGCTGCAGCGGCTGGAGAAGGGGCTGCGGGAGCTGGGGGAGCTCTTCACCCTCCTGGGGAGCACCCTCGAGgcgcaggtgggtgctgggggcactgggaggcactgggaggggactgggatgCTTGTGGGACacactgggagggaactggggtggaCTGGGATGGATTgagagggaactggggtgggCGGGAGGccactgggatgaactgggatgGCCGGGAGGtcactgggatgaactgggggGGGAACTGGGATGGCCGGGAGGccactgggatgaactgggggGGGAACTGGGATGGACGGGAGGccactgggatgaactgggagggctggggatcactgggatgaactgggaggTCACTGGGATGGCCTTGGAAGGGACTGGGTGCCACTGGGGAGgaactggggagcactgggaggggcaGGGCGGTGCCATGCCTGGCCGcgggggtccctgtgggtgcGTACTGGTTCATACTGGTTCATACTGGTGCAGGGGGAGGTGATCGACCGCATCGAGAGGAACATCGAGCAGTCGGGGTCCCACGTGCGCAAggggcagcagcacctgggggcGGCGCAGCGCAGCCAGCGGGGGGCACGGCaggtcccgccccgccccggccacGCCCCTTCCCATGGCCACACCCCCTTCCCGCGGCCACGCCCACCGCGACCACACCCCCTCCCCTGACCCCACCCACTCATgaccctgccccatcccctggCTTCGCTCCTTCCCTGGCCCCACCCACCCGCGACCCCACCCCAACCCTTAACCCCGCCCCTTTCTctggccacgccccctcccgTGGCCCCACCCCCGTgaccccaccccctccccgcagAAGAAGCTGCTGGTGGCCGCCTGCGTCATCGTCACCCTCGTCATCGTCGCCGCCATCATCGCCGTCACCGTGACAACCGGGTAGCCACGCCCACCACGGCACTGGTGAGGGGCTGGGATGGACGGGGGGGAACTGCGATGG
The Strix uralensis isolate ZFMK-TIS-50842 unplaced genomic scaffold, bStrUra1 scaffold_220, whole genome shotgun sequence DNA segment above includes these coding regions:
- the LOC141938621 gene encoding syntaxin-4-like isoform X1 gives rise to the protein MVASPGPALAAALSMVWRTLRTERPRSMAPAHAQSAPPPPAATSASGLPLPSPSPGRRHAGPHAGAPAGLWGQRGGGGGGGGGRAGPGGPDGAAPPRPPRGRHAAAACAQARGVRAALRVLEQKLEALEQQQEAVLGTPLPDEGLKRDLQVLRDEIQGLTQEIRTRLRVLEPGKEEEEDENRNTIGARVKRTQHAVLSQQFLGLTGRCHAAQARYRQRSLERIRRQLHITGSASVTEEELEQMLETGQSEVFISNVLGATRATRAALEEVGVRHRELQRLEKGLRELGELFTLLGSTLEAQGEVIDRIERNIEQSGSHVRKGQQHLGAAQRSQRGARQKKLLVAACVIVTLVIVAAIIAVTVTTG
- the LOC141938621 gene encoding syntaxin-4-like isoform X3, with the protein product MVASPGPALAAALSMVWRTLRTERPRSMAPAHAQSAPPPPAATSASGLPLPSPSPGRRHAGPHAGAPAGLWGQRGGGGGGGGGRAGPGGPDGAAPPRPPRGRHAAAACAQARGVRAALRVLEQKLEALEQQQEAVLGTPLPDEGLKRDLQVLRDEIQGLTQEIRTRLRVLEPGKEEEEDENRNTIGARVKRTQFLGLTGRCHAAQARYRQRSLERIRRQLHITGSASVTEEELEQMLETGQSEVFISNVLGATRATRAALEEVGVRHRELQRLEKGLRELGELFTLLGSTLEAQGEVIDRIERNIEQSGSHVRKGQQHLGAAQRSQRGARQKKLLVAACVIVTLVIVAAIIAVTVTTG
- the LOC141938621 gene encoding syntaxin-4-like isoform X2; protein product: MVASPGPALAAALSMVWRTLRTERPRSMAPAHAQSAPPPPAATSASGLPLPSPSPGRRHAGPHAGAPAGLWGQRGGGGGGGGGRAGPGGPDGAAPPRPPRGRHAAAACAQARGVRAALRVLEQKLEALEQQQEAVLGTPLPDEGLKRDLQVLRDEIQGLTQEIRTRLRVLEPGKEEEEDENRNTIGARVKRTQHAVLSQQFLGLTGRCHAAQARYRQRSLERIRRQLHITGSASVTEEELEQMLETGQSEVFISNVLGATRATRAALEEVGVRHRELQRLEKGLRELGELFTLLGSTLEAQGEVIDRIERNIEQSGSHVRKGQQHLGAAQRSQRGARRSCWWPPASSSPSSSSPPSSPSP